In Candidatus Hydrogenedentota bacterium, a single genomic region encodes these proteins:
- a CDS encoding GIY-YIG nuclease family protein — protein sequence MPFWVYVLRSQKSGKTYVGQTNDLARRILEHNDPSFNLTLYTKRNPGPWELVHSEEYPTRTEAMRREKYLKSGQGREWVHALLHDM from the coding sequence ATGCCTTTCTGGGTGTATGTGCTACGGTCTCAGAAAAGTGGCAAGACTTATGTGGGCCAAACCAATGACCTTGCCAGGCGGATTTTGGAGCATAACGACCCGTCGTTCAATCTCACGCTTTACACTAAGCGAAACCCTGGGCCTTGGGAACTGGTTCATAGCGAGGAGTACCCGACCCGCACAGAGGCCATGCGCCGCGAGAAATATTTGAAGTCCGGTCAAGGCCGGGAATGGGTTCACGCGCTGCTACACGATATGTAA